A window of the Stigmatella aurantiaca genome harbors these coding sequences:
- a CDS encoding AMP-binding protein — MAFDVKKILDELETGAPVGPGVPFWQQESWEDPEGFIAALAAAHTGKGAPLKSRTGQHYDFFHDLVVRHSAVDRAALRVYDRRVGWQVLSYRQLHEQSARRATEWARQGVKAGAKVCLVYPVGSELLVSFAAALSLGACISFLPAQGKRFLARRLAALGPAHIAAEPHQAALLEGFEKKLLQSRGQDTPAFTSHTYKPTEPVGLLFSPLVDPPATPVPLLAADAWGGALVDGLLTLGLGAGEHLAAPGYHLLQHLPAFLFATLLRGATYLHFELTDLEAQPALLLEHPVRALGVTPALRDLTLRARTPLKNVAHWFRNPEEPLDWQSWRAWVQQCGLSAVPSSNVLVDPSAGGAVLVSPRRVRDVHTEAPPAPGRRWALHDVNMSGQLAPGDLGVFAVLPHEARPRPYAVLTRSYGVYHYGGPLTARREGRVYLVEETAEAVSVLPFVRGATVVTSPTGGVAGHYRYVLLVFTGAQAAQRGPWLQELRRFLELELGAEHLPDRIEFIPLYARKVDGQVDSVWCQSQFLTGALHRKSSDPLFQALTQLRGRLLEKEERGM, encoded by the coding sequence ATGGCCTTCGATGTGAAGAAGATCCTCGACGAGCTGGAGACGGGCGCGCCCGTGGGCCCCGGGGTGCCCTTCTGGCAGCAGGAGAGCTGGGAGGATCCGGAGGGGTTCATCGCGGCCCTGGCGGCGGCCCACACCGGCAAGGGCGCCCCCCTGAAGAGCCGGACGGGCCAGCACTACGATTTCTTTCATGATCTCGTGGTCCGCCACAGCGCCGTGGATCGCGCGGCGCTGCGCGTCTACGACCGGCGCGTCGGCTGGCAGGTGCTCAGCTACCGGCAGCTCCACGAGCAGTCCGCGCGGCGGGCCACGGAGTGGGCCCGGCAGGGCGTCAAGGCCGGGGCCAAGGTGTGTCTGGTCTACCCGGTGGGCAGCGAGCTGCTCGTGTCCTTCGCCGCGGCCCTGAGCCTGGGGGCCTGCATCAGCTTCCTGCCCGCCCAGGGCAAACGCTTCCTGGCCCGCCGGTTGGCCGCGCTCGGGCCCGCCCACATCGCCGCGGAGCCCCACCAGGCGGCGCTGCTGGAGGGCTTCGAGAAGAAGCTGCTTCAGAGCCGTGGCCAGGACACCCCGGCCTTCACCTCGCATACCTACAAGCCTACCGAGCCCGTGGGGTTGCTCTTCTCGCCGCTGGTGGATCCGCCGGCCACGCCCGTGCCGCTCCTCGCGGCGGATGCCTGGGGCGGGGCGCTGGTGGATGGCCTGCTCACCCTGGGGCTGGGGGCCGGCGAGCACCTGGCGGCGCCGGGCTACCACCTGCTGCAGCACCTGCCGGCCTTCCTGTTCGCCACGCTGCTCCGAGGGGCCACCTACCTTCACTTCGAGCTGACGGATCTCGAGGCCCAGCCGGCGCTGCTCCTGGAGCACCCGGTGCGTGCGCTGGGGGTGACGCCGGCCCTGCGGGACTTGACGCTGCGGGCCCGGACACCGCTCAAGAACGTGGCCCACTGGTTCCGCAACCCCGAGGAGCCGCTCGATTGGCAGTCCTGGCGTGCCTGGGTCCAGCAGTGCGGTCTGTCCGCGGTGCCCTCCTCCAACGTACTCGTGGATCCCTCCGCCGGAGGCGCCGTGCTCGTCTCGCCCCGCCGGGTGCGGGACGTGCACACCGAGGCCCCACCGGCCCCGGGGCGCCGCTGGGCCCTGCACGATGTCAACATGAGCGGCCAGCTGGCCCCAGGGGACCTGGGCGTCTTCGCCGTGCTACCCCACGAGGCGCGGCCACGGCCCTACGCGGTGCTCACCCGCTCCTATGGCGTGTATCACTATGGCGGGCCCCTCACGGCGAGGCGGGAAGGCCGGGTCTACCTGGTGGAGGAGACCGCGGAGGCCGTGAGTGTCTTGCCCTTCGTCCGGGGCGCCACCGTGGTGACATCCCCCACGGGGGGCGTCGCGGGCCACTACCGGTACGTGCTGCTGGTGTTCACGGGGGCTCAGGCGGCGCAGCGTGGCCCCTGGCTCCAGGAGCTCCGCCGGTTCCTGGAGCTCGAACTTGGCGCCGAGCACCTGCCGGACCGGATCGAATTCATTCCCCTCTATGCCCGCAAGGTGGACGGGCAGGTAGACAGCGTCTGGTGCCAGTCTCAGTTCCTGACCGGCGCGCTCCACCGGAAGAGCTCGGACCCGCTCTTCCAGGCGCTGACACAGCTTCGGGGGCGCCTCCTAGAAAAGGAGGAGCGGGGTATGTGA
- a CDS encoding DUF4280 domain-containing protein → MGVQIVTGALLQCSFGVAPSALAVLPANKVLSTTPAANIMDNKPMVNIMPFGMCSSMANPTVAAATAAALGVLTPMPCVPVTAAPWVPGCPKVLIGNMPAVDMSCKLMCNWGGVIQVLSPGQVTVQDG, encoded by the coding sequence ATGGGAGTCCAGATCGTCACAGGGGCGTTGCTGCAATGCAGCTTTGGCGTGGCCCCCTCCGCCCTGGCGGTGCTGCCTGCCAACAAGGTGCTGTCCACGACGCCAGCGGCCAACATCATGGACAACAAGCCCATGGTGAACATCATGCCGTTCGGGATGTGCTCCTCCATGGCCAACCCCACCGTGGCCGCGGCCACGGCGGCGGCCCTGGGCGTTCTGACGCCCATGCCCTGTGTGCCCGTGACGGCGGCTCCCTGGGTGCCTGGGTGCCCCAAGGTGCTGATTGGCAACATGCCGGCCGTGGACATGAGTTGCAAGCTGATGTGCAACTGGGGAGGGGTCATCCAGGTGCTCTCCCCCGGACAGGTCACGGTGCAAGATGGCTGA
- a CDS encoding type VI secretion system protein IglI family protein yields the protein MAEPAKKVAVAPLDSGLLGRTLTEEAPDLDSSDERLEKVNGFTSRNDYAGAARAAEALLREGVYDVRLVGAYLLGLFLEGGLQAMPVVFHALSSTLLRNWQFFGPRERRDVFADGNLRWLLKLLNKHIEYHERSKDETWQRWSEPSNREPLEQALALSEEIFASFGQAMPRNGCEAPFRRLAQWMEGHLMSLPAAQPEPGEEPTPEPELEQAPEEAQAPRKAPPRAPVRDAGPTVPVSPAMAELMRKLAAFDTLVQRQDFQRASVVAADVMAVVERFDPRVYLPSLFSRFFAGLSVHAEQVESLLQGTESLSFRALDQLYRVDLETFLASAEGAHEAEE from the coding sequence ATGGCTGAGCCCGCCAAGAAGGTGGCCGTTGCTCCCCTCGACTCCGGTCTGCTGGGCCGGACGCTGACCGAGGAGGCTCCGGACCTGGACAGTTCGGATGAGCGGCTGGAGAAGGTCAACGGCTTCACGTCCCGGAATGATTATGCCGGGGCGGCCCGGGCCGCCGAGGCGCTGCTGCGAGAGGGCGTCTATGACGTGAGGCTCGTGGGCGCCTACCTCCTCGGGCTGTTCCTCGAGGGTGGGCTCCAGGCGATGCCGGTGGTGTTTCACGCGCTCTCCAGCACGCTGCTGCGCAACTGGCAGTTCTTTGGCCCGCGCGAGCGCCGGGACGTGTTCGCCGACGGCAACCTGCGCTGGCTGCTCAAGCTGCTCAACAAGCACATCGAGTACCACGAGCGCAGCAAGGACGAGACCTGGCAGCGCTGGAGCGAGCCGTCCAACCGCGAGCCCCTGGAGCAGGCGCTCGCGCTCAGCGAGGAGATCTTCGCGTCGTTCGGCCAGGCGATGCCGCGCAATGGCTGCGAGGCCCCCTTCCGCCGGCTCGCCCAGTGGATGGAGGGACACCTGATGTCCCTGCCGGCCGCGCAGCCGGAGCCCGGGGAGGAGCCCACTCCGGAGCCCGAGCTCGAGCAAGCGCCCGAGGAAGCCCAGGCCCCGAGGAAGGCGCCGCCGAGGGCCCCGGTCCGGGACGCGGGCCCCACGGTGCCCGTCTCGCCCGCGATGGCGGAGCTGATGCGCAAGCTGGCCGCCTTCGACACGCTCGTCCAACGCCAGGACTTCCAGCGCGCCAGCGTGGTGGCCGCGGACGTGATGGCGGTGGTGGAGCGGTTTGATCCACGCGTGTACCTGCCCTCGTTGTTCTCCCGGTTCTTCGCCGGGCTGAGCGTGCACGCCGAGCAGGTGGAGTCCCTGCTGCAGGGCACCGAGTCGCTGTCCTTCCGCGCGTTGGATCAGCTCTACCGGGTGGACCTGGAGACCTTCCTGGCCTCGGCGGAAGGAGCACACGAGGCGGAGGAGTAG
- the tssB gene encoding type VI secretion system contractile sheath small subunit has translation MPIQDSLPKSRITLTYRTTISGKEEDVKLPFRVVVMGDFSSGSSTDRQLDLEERKLRSVTGSNINELMKDMNMSLAFEVDDKLSADGNGRMKVNLPVDRMKSFHPDEIVHHVPKLKSLLMLRQLLLEMQSDIDNRKDLRRKLYELFSNKEELRKLLESEQLKNYAGMRLPATAKAQTQATPPAPAQPALAAETVPAVAPVKAT, from the coding sequence GTGCCGATTCAGGACAGTCTGCCCAAATCCCGTATTACCCTCACCTATCGCACCACCATCAGCGGCAAGGAGGAGGACGTCAAGCTTCCCTTCCGGGTTGTGGTGATGGGCGACTTCTCGAGCGGCAGTTCCACGGATCGTCAGTTGGATCTGGAAGAGCGCAAGCTGCGCTCGGTCACCGGCAGCAACATCAACGAATTGATGAAGGACATGAACATGTCCCTCGCGTTCGAGGTGGATGACAAGCTGAGCGCCGATGGCAACGGGCGGATGAAGGTCAATCTGCCGGTCGACCGGATGAAGTCGTTTCACCCGGACGAGATCGTCCACCACGTGCCCAAGCTGAAGTCGCTGCTCATGCTGCGCCAGTTGCTCCTGGAGATGCAGTCGGACATCGACAACCGCAAGGATTTGCGCCGCAAGCTCTACGAGCTGTTCTCCAACAAGGAAGAGCTGCGCAAGCTGCTGGAGAGCGAGCAGCTCAAGAACTACGCGGGCATGCGGCTGCCTGCCACCGCCAAGGCGCAGACCCAGGCCACGCCCCCGGCGCCCGCCCAGCCCGCGCTCGCCGCAGAGACCGTTCCCGCCGTGGCTCCCGTCAAGGCCACCTGA
- the tssC gene encoding type VI secretion system contractile sheath large subunit, translated as MADNKNYLKELFQIRGLEVPLQAEPMVGTGLVPTSQSDAQMSGEARFMSSLAALLYNVEPVQEDGGEARFDKGEVMKAIARIDGLIESQVNEILHAEEFQKMESVWRGLDDLVQQTNFQADITIDLLDVTKDELSEDFEKNSSNIFSSALFDKMYIKEYDQFGGKPYGVMLGLYEFSASRQDLTWLERMGKVANAAHCPFISAVSPKFFDCDSVEQLESLKDLDGVLSHPRYSKWMELRDKEEAAYIGLTLPRYVVRLPWDPDINPCDVLNFKEDAEGDSKKYLWGNTAYLLGRNLVKAFEQSGWCQSIRGPKGGGLVTGLPVDTFTLRGQKMIQAPVEIAIPDYREYEFARNGFIPLVHRKGSSEATFFSTQSIKRAKKFKDPKDSENSQLVTNLAYTFSITRLAHYIKSIARDNIGSTADAAYVQRELDSWLAGYITTVVNPDDPTVRRFPFKATQVIVESRPGELGWYDCKVAVMPHVQFEGLNVKLMLESRLG; from the coding sequence ATGGCTGACAATAAGAATTACCTGAAAGAGTTGTTCCAGATTCGCGGCCTGGAGGTGCCCCTCCAGGCGGAGCCGATGGTGGGGACCGGGCTGGTGCCCACCTCCCAGAGCGACGCGCAGATGTCGGGGGAGGCGCGCTTCATGTCCTCCCTGGCCGCGCTGCTCTACAACGTCGAGCCCGTGCAGGAGGACGGGGGCGAGGCGCGCTTCGACAAGGGCGAGGTGATGAAGGCCATCGCGCGCATCGACGGCCTCATCGAGTCCCAGGTGAACGAGATTCTCCACGCGGAGGAGTTCCAGAAGATGGAGTCCGTGTGGCGGGGGCTGGATGACCTCGTCCAGCAGACCAACTTCCAGGCGGACATCACCATCGACCTCCTGGATGTCACCAAGGACGAGCTGAGCGAGGACTTCGAGAAGAACTCCAGCAACATCTTCTCGAGCGCGCTGTTCGACAAGATGTACATCAAGGAGTACGACCAGTTCGGCGGCAAGCCCTATGGGGTGATGCTGGGTCTGTACGAGTTCAGCGCCTCGCGGCAGGACCTCACCTGGCTGGAGCGCATGGGCAAGGTGGCCAACGCCGCGCACTGCCCCTTCATCTCCGCGGTGAGCCCCAAGTTCTTCGACTGCGACAGCGTCGAGCAGCTCGAGTCGCTCAAGGACCTGGATGGCGTGCTGAGCCACCCGCGCTACAGCAAGTGGATGGAGCTGCGCGACAAGGAAGAGGCCGCCTACATCGGGCTGACGCTGCCGCGCTACGTGGTGCGCCTGCCGTGGGATCCGGACATCAACCCCTGCGACGTGCTCAACTTCAAGGAGGACGCCGAGGGCGACTCGAAGAAGTACCTGTGGGGCAACACGGCCTACCTGCTGGGCCGCAACCTGGTGAAGGCCTTCGAGCAGTCCGGCTGGTGCCAGTCCATCCGCGGCCCCAAGGGCGGCGGGCTCGTCACGGGCCTGCCCGTGGATACCTTCACCCTGCGCGGGCAGAAGATGATCCAGGCGCCGGTGGAGATCGCCATCCCGGACTACCGCGAGTACGAGTTCGCCCGGAACGGCTTCATCCCGCTGGTGCACCGCAAGGGCTCCAGCGAGGCGACGTTCTTCAGCACCCAGTCCATCAAGCGGGCCAAGAAGTTCAAGGACCCGAAGGACTCGGAGAACTCGCAGCTGGTCACCAACCTGGCCTACACGTTCTCCATCACCCGGCTGGCGCACTACATCAAGAGCATCGCGCGCGATAACATCGGCAGCACCGCCGACGCGGCCTACGTGCAGCGGGAGCTCGACTCGTGGTTGGCCGGATACATCACCACCGTGGTGAACCCGGATGACCCGACGGTCCGGCGCTTCCCTTTCAAGGCCACTCAGGTCATCGTGGAGTCCCGGCCCGGAGAGTTGGGCTGGTACGATTGCAAGGTGGCGGTGATGCCCCACGTTCAGTTCGAGGGGCTCAATGTGAAGTTGATGCTGGAGTCCCGCCTCGGGTAG
- the tssK gene encoding type VI secretion system baseplate subunit TssK — MQRHKLARVRWQVGQTLLPEHFRAQDEALSSETRLHAELSGLPQVGIATFSWSEALLAEGSLSVSALTAVLPGGFLVDVPGNAALSPFSLEATGRAEVTVYLHLLEETRGAETVPLYADEPPGVQRYVRRLLLSSEQSIDRALASLELVVFSKNLEGAWRPAARKVPPLLLVGANPFLNELLGELDTLLEKAHGQLRTLLLDSYQRDDRLTSARRTLLEVRRLQSLRADMRGGICPHPYVFFDALRQFYFEVCCYLELDPDGPLPAYRHDALGAGLWGWMDLLDRAFRPEDTRLTYKSFEMKEGQFVLSPLPALEEGVQSELYLLVRSEDPSQRPSMEGVKMASPSRLSAVRRLALRGIPFEYVPHPAFPHAFGPEISWYKLSLGEEWQHALRDNGMAFFATSALQRTQVFLFWRRA, encoded by the coding sequence ATGCAGCGCCACAAGCTCGCGCGGGTCCGCTGGCAAGTCGGCCAGACGCTCCTTCCCGAGCACTTCCGTGCCCAGGACGAGGCGCTCTCGTCCGAGACACGGCTGCATGCCGAGTTGTCCGGGCTGCCCCAGGTCGGCATCGCCACGTTCTCCTGGAGCGAGGCGTTGCTGGCCGAGGGCAGCCTGTCGGTCTCCGCGTTGACGGCCGTCCTGCCAGGAGGCTTCCTGGTGGACGTGCCGGGCAATGCCGCCCTGTCGCCTTTCTCGCTCGAGGCCACCGGCCGCGCGGAGGTGACCGTCTACCTGCACCTGTTGGAGGAGACGCGGGGCGCGGAGACCGTGCCGCTCTACGCGGATGAGCCGCCGGGCGTGCAGCGCTACGTGCGCCGGTTGCTGCTCTCCAGCGAGCAGTCCATCGACCGGGCCCTGGCCTCGCTGGAGCTGGTGGTCTTCTCCAAGAACCTGGAGGGGGCCTGGCGTCCCGCGGCCCGGAAGGTTCCGCCCCTGCTCCTGGTGGGGGCCAATCCCTTCCTCAACGAGCTGCTGGGGGAGCTGGATACGTTGCTGGAGAAGGCCCACGGCCAGCTGCGCACGTTGCTGCTGGACAGCTACCAGCGCGACGACCGGCTGACGAGCGCCCGCAGGACCCTGCTCGAGGTGCGCCGGCTCCAGTCCCTGCGCGCGGACATGCGCGGCGGCATCTGCCCGCACCCCTACGTCTTCTTCGACGCCCTGCGCCAGTTCTACTTCGAGGTGTGCTGTTACCTGGAGCTGGATCCCGATGGGCCCCTGCCCGCGTACCGCCATGATGCGCTGGGGGCGGGGCTGTGGGGGTGGATGGACCTGCTCGACCGGGCCTTCCGGCCCGAGGACACGCGGCTCACCTACAAGTCCTTCGAGATGAAGGAGGGACAGTTCGTGCTGTCCCCCCTGCCCGCCCTGGAGGAGGGCGTGCAGAGCGAGCTGTACCTGCTGGTCCGCAGCGAGGACCCCAGCCAGCGGCCCTCGATGGAGGGGGTGAAGATGGCCAGCCCCTCGCGCCTGTCCGCGGTGCGCCGGCTTGCGCTCCGGGGCATCCCCTTCGAGTACGTGCCGCACCCGGCCTTCCCCCACGCCTTCGGGCCGGAGATCTCCTGGTACAAGCTGTCGTTGGGTGAGGAGTGGCAGCATGCCTTGCGCGACAACGGCATGGCCTTCTTCGCCACCTCCGCGCTGCAGAGGACCCAGGTCTTTCTCTTCTGGCGCAGGGCGTGA
- a CDS encoding GPW/gp25 family protein, with protein sequence MPRPSFLDKFVSPSQRPEQRGELHQVCQNIEAVLNTKEGYGYFVEGFGLGRYTEKFGTRDLMKTLTEEMLHSVEQHEPRLKEAQLELRGQDSGLWLHFVLTGSVMGSACTLRILFHTISGQVRVEADEDA encoded by the coding sequence ATGCCCCGGCCCTCCTTCCTCGACAAGTTCGTCAGCCCCTCGCAGCGCCCGGAACAGCGGGGCGAGCTGCACCAGGTCTGTCAGAACATCGAGGCGGTGCTCAACACCAAGGAGGGCTACGGCTACTTCGTCGAGGGCTTTGGCCTGGGGCGCTACACGGAGAAGTTCGGCACCCGGGACCTGATGAAGACGCTCACCGAGGAGATGTTGCACTCGGTGGAGCAGCATGAGCCGCGCCTGAAGGAGGCGCAGCTGGAGCTGCGGGGCCAGGACTCTGGCCTGTGGCTGCACTTCGTCTTGACTGGCTCCGTGATGGGCTCTGCCTGTACGCTCCGGATTCTCTTCCACACCATCAGCGGCCAGGTGCGCGTGGAAGCCGACGAGGACGCGTGA
- a CDS encoding type VI secretion system baseplate subunit TssF, translated as MSDSSDRIYQDYLSELDALERFRQRFLESHPSVPLDREDPHVRRLIESMAFFAVQTRLATQHNLRSTWLRLFSSFFDFLLKPLPAVAMVQALPTEKMTETLVLHRGTELRLAPAHGAAGSFRTRRNLRVLPVAMRGTQVLRQEDGRYRLLVHFESAFPRRDPVGLFSLYVRHLDEYRPSLAVFHALRKHLQQLSVVYDAPADASSQGMPCEYSFGDAPPELEDAGDFEHPLQRVRGFFQMPEQGLFLHVAVPSHRKEWSRFTLCLDLDKSWTVGRSTHPDFFQPFVVPVENLKAEPAQPISADGTRSEYTIRGMTAGRDLELHAVTGVYVLGRSGRTPMRPAFLPGEGASYELEESLDEQMRPRHGLLVRLPEAFLEPQKLLVEALWYQPRFVSEATGKVTVSTPGRHVEGLKWQLVGRLEPHRDSALRNDVTGLTRLLSWKVKSTLERNELAALLTYLGTPAEEPFRRVIPWIRELKATVAPDGALRGSGLLHVYELLLEPFDASAESLVACFLEQVQQLLEAWNGEASVVLRPTVAGGGAFPLKATL; from the coding sequence GTGAGCGATTCCTCGGATCGGATCTACCAGGACTACCTGAGCGAATTGGATGCGCTGGAACGCTTCCGGCAGCGCTTCCTGGAGTCCCACCCCTCCGTGCCGCTGGACCGGGAGGATCCGCATGTGCGGCGCCTCATCGAGTCGATGGCCTTCTTCGCCGTGCAGACCCGGCTGGCCACGCAGCACAACCTGCGCTCGACGTGGCTGCGCCTGTTCTCCTCCTTCTTCGACTTCCTGCTGAAGCCGCTGCCGGCGGTGGCCATGGTGCAGGCGCTGCCCACGGAGAAGATGACGGAGACGCTGGTGCTCCACCGGGGCACCGAGCTGCGGCTGGCGCCCGCGCATGGGGCGGCGGGGAGCTTCCGCACCCGGCGCAACCTGCGCGTGCTGCCCGTCGCCATGCGGGGCACACAGGTGCTGCGCCAGGAGGACGGCCGCTACCGGCTGCTCGTCCACTTCGAGTCCGCCTTCCCCCGGAGAGACCCCGTGGGGCTGTTCAGCCTGTACGTGCGCCACCTGGACGAGTACCGGCCCTCGCTGGCCGTCTTCCATGCGCTGCGCAAGCACCTCCAGCAGCTCAGCGTGGTGTATGACGCCCCGGCCGACGCGTCCTCCCAGGGCATGCCGTGCGAGTACTCCTTCGGGGATGCGCCGCCCGAGCTGGAGGACGCGGGCGACTTCGAGCACCCGCTGCAGCGCGTGCGCGGCTTCTTCCAGATGCCCGAGCAGGGGCTCTTCCTCCACGTGGCGGTGCCCTCGCACCGCAAGGAGTGGAGCCGCTTCACGCTGTGCCTGGACCTGGACAAGTCCTGGACGGTGGGGCGCTCCACCCACCCGGACTTCTTCCAGCCCTTCGTCGTGCCGGTGGAGAACCTCAAGGCGGAGCCCGCCCAGCCCATCTCCGCCGATGGCACCCGCTCGGAGTACACCATCCGCGGGATGACGGCCGGCCGGGATTTGGAGCTGCACGCCGTCACCGGCGTGTACGTGCTGGGCCGCTCGGGGCGCACGCCCATGCGCCCGGCCTTCCTGCCGGGGGAGGGGGCCAGCTACGAGCTGGAGGAGTCGCTCGACGAGCAGATGCGCCCGCGCCACGGCCTGCTGGTGCGCCTGCCCGAGGCCTTCCTCGAGCCGCAGAAGCTCCTGGTGGAAGCCCTCTGGTATCAGCCGCGCTTTGTCTCCGAGGCCACGGGCAAGGTGACGGTGTCCACGCCGGGCCGGCACGTGGAGGGGCTCAAGTGGCAGTTGGTGGGCCGGCTCGAGCCGCACCGGGACAGCGCGCTGCGCAACGACGTGACGGGGCTGACGCGGCTGCTCTCCTGGAAGGTGAAGTCCACGCTGGAGCGCAACGAGCTCGCCGCGCTGTTGACCTACCTGGGCACCCCCGCCGAGGAGCCGTTCCGCCGCGTCATTCCGTGGATCCGGGAGCTCAAGGCCACGGTGGCCCCGGACGGCGCGCTGCGCGGCTCGGGACTGTTGCATGTCTATGAATTGTTGCTGGAGCCATTCGATGCCAGCGCCGAGTCCCTGGTGGCCTGTTTCCTGGAGCAGGTGCAGCAGTTGCTGGAGGCCTGGAACGGTGAGGCGTCGGTGGTGCTGCGGCCCACGGTGGCGGGGGGCGGCGCCTTCCCGCTGAAAGCAACCTTATGA
- a CDS encoding DotU family type IV/VI secretion system protein, with protein MKLEHWQTVLRTHRQSLALMDQSLPREPAAGEPRTQVRVGMLGLAMLQKQLEAEVTGLCNVLGSAYREEEVLEARRPFVYLLDELVLRRLSESEYLDWPFLQYKLFKSVSGGDAFFELADEKLASRGASPLVFEMLHFALTAGFQGKYSENVARLREYKERLAARIPKPEAVPAPPPPVAQPPLVHSFPVRYYAASGFVVVALPVLLWWLSR; from the coding sequence ATGAAACTCGAGCATTGGCAGACCGTCCTTCGGACCCACCGGCAGTCGCTGGCGTTGATGGACCAGTCCTTGCCGCGCGAGCCCGCCGCGGGCGAGCCCCGCACGCAGGTGCGGGTCGGCATGCTGGGCCTGGCCATGCTCCAGAAGCAGCTGGAGGCGGAGGTGACGGGCCTGTGCAACGTGCTCGGCAGCGCCTACCGCGAGGAAGAGGTGCTGGAGGCCCGCCGCCCATTCGTCTACCTGCTCGACGAGCTGGTGCTGCGCCGGTTGTCGGAGAGCGAGTACCTCGACTGGCCGTTCCTTCAGTACAAGCTCTTCAAGTCGGTCTCGGGGGGAGATGCCTTCTTCGAGCTGGCCGATGAGAAGCTGGCCTCGCGCGGGGCCTCGCCCCTGGTCTTCGAGATGCTCCACTTCGCGCTGACCGCCGGGTTCCAGGGCAAGTACTCGGAGAACGTGGCCCGGTTGCGTGAGTACAAGGAGCGCCTCGCGGCCCGCATTCCGAAGCCCGAGGCCGTGCCTGCCCCCCCGCCCCCCGTGGCCCAACCCCCGCTCGTCCACTCGTTCCCCGTGCGGTACTACGCGGCGTCGGGTTTCGTGGTGGTGGCCCTCCCGGTGCTACTCTGGTGGCTGTCGAGATGA